A single region of the Neisseriaceae bacterium genome encodes:
- the metW gene encoding methionine biosynthesis protein MetW, with product MMLRIDLKYIFDWIPERSRVLDLGCGEGELLYALKTQKNCQGYGIEIDTNRILKSMEKGINVLQGNIENGLDIFNNGQFDVVVLSQTIQAMRNTEGILQEMARVGNQLIVTFPNFGYWRNRIQIGFGGHMPVSESMPYSWYDTPNIHWCTLTDFEKLCQDIDISVEERIVLTKGKSIQHFSNILGSLAVYRLGRVRM from the coding sequence ATCATGTTGAGGATTGATTTAAAGTATATTTTTGATTGGATACCTGAGCGTTCTAGAGTGTTAGATTTAGGATGTGGCGAGGGAGAATTATTGTATGCCCTGAAAACACAAAAAAATTGCCAAGGCTATGGTATTGAAATTGATACCAATCGGATATTGAAATCAATGGAAAAAGGGATTAATGTTTTACAAGGTAATATAGAGAATGGATTAGACATTTTTAATAATGGTCAGTTTGATGTGGTGGTTTTATCTCAAACTATTCAAGCTATGCGTAATACAGAAGGTATTTTGCAAGAAATGGCTAGAGTAGGTAATCAGTTGATTGTCACTTTTCCTAATTTTGGTTATTGGCGCAATCGAATTCAAATTGGTTTTGGAGGACATATGCCAGTTTCAGAAAGTATGCCTTATAGTTGGTATGACACACCCAATATTCATTGGTGCACCTTGACTGATTTTGAAAAATTATGCCAAGACATCGATATCAGTGTAGAAGAGCGTATAGTTTTGACCAAGGGTAAAAGCATTCAACATTTTTCAAATATTTTGGGTAGCTTAGCAGTTTATCGTTTAGGTCGAGTAAGGATGTAA
- a CDS encoding homoserine O-acetyltransferase gives MEQNIAIGSPKKIKFNQLLQLKKGVILPEFELMIETYGILNQAHSNAVLICHALSGNHHVAGKYTEKDKYSGWWDNMVGPGKPIDTNYFFVVGLNNLGGCHGSTGPSSINPKTGKLYGSDFPVITVEDWVQSQALLADYLGISQWAAVVGGSLGGMQALQWAIDFPQRLKHAVIIASAPQLSAQNIAFNDVARQAILSDPHFYHGFYQEYAARPRNGLKIARMMGHITYLAEQGLGMKFGRELKHGKLRYNYDTDFEVESYLRYQGDKFSDSFDGNSYLLMTKALDYFDPAQAYGGELRQAVKRIQAKTFLVSFSSDWRFAPKRSKEILQALIHEEKTVQYLEVESIYGHDAFLLDDPAYMRGMKIYFSRINWEINHVED, from the coding sequence ATGGAACAAAATATTGCAATAGGTAGCCCAAAAAAAATTAAGTTTAATCAATTACTTCAGCTTAAAAAAGGAGTTATATTACCAGAATTTGAATTAATGATAGAGACTTATGGCATATTAAATCAAGCACATTCTAATGCTGTATTAATTTGCCATGCTTTATCAGGTAATCATCATGTAGCAGGTAAATATACAGAGAAAGATAAATATTCTGGTTGGTGGGATAATATGGTTGGACCCGGTAAGCCTATTGATACTAATTATTTTTTTGTTGTTGGCCTAAATAATTTAGGTGGTTGCCATGGTAGTACTGGTCCTAGCTCTATTAATCCTAAGACAGGTAAATTATATGGTTCTGATTTTCCTGTGATTACGGTGGAAGATTGGGTTCAATCACAAGCACTATTAGCAGATTATTTGGGGATATCTCAATGGGCAGCTGTGGTTGGTGGTAGCTTAGGAGGTATGCAAGCACTACAATGGGCAATTGATTTTCCACAACGGCTAAAGCATGCAGTGATCATTGCCTCAGCACCTCAGTTATCAGCGCAAAATATTGCTTTTAATGATGTCGCTAGACAAGCCATACTATCAGATCCTCATTTTTATCATGGATTTTATCAAGAATATGCTGCTAGACCACGAAATGGTTTGAAGATAGCCAGAATGATGGGTCATATCACTTATTTAGCAGAGCAGGGGCTGGGTATGAAATTTGGCAGAGAATTAAAACATGGTAAGTTACGATATAACTATGATACTGATTTTGAAGTAGAATCTTATTTAAGGTATCAAGGAGATAAGTTTTCTGATTCTTTTGATGGTAATAGTTATTTGTTAATGACCAAAGCTCTTGATTATTTTGATCCTGCACAGGCATATGGTGGAGAACTTAGGCAAGCTGTTAAAAGAATACAAGCCAAAACTTTTTTAGTGAGTTTTAGTAGTGATTGGCGATTTGCACCGAAACGATCTAAGGAGATTTTACAAGCATTGATTCATGAGGAAAAAACAGTTCAATATTTGGAAGTTGAATCAATTTATGGGCATGATGCCTTTTTATTAGATGATCCTGCTTATATGAGAGGTATGAAAATTTATTTTTCACGTATCAATTGGGAGATCAATCATGTTGAGGATTGA